One Oreochromis niloticus isolate F11D_XX linkage group LG16, O_niloticus_UMD_NMBU, whole genome shotgun sequence genomic window carries:
- the LOC100705946 gene encoding uncharacterized protein C7orf57 homolog has protein sequence METRSQLPNSLPPLTAASYSAFTMNLENSFVLTSNDLEPTKYGVKTGYHTKNGHISQIPGLSPTTSTLPEERIRGRRVGVLESDSDYVKLAKQGGHKGLLWHEESVISKPSSYKPPDWFGFESGDLSEPSEDNKNPGAFQPQGPPFGSDNMSAWERDNSSNNEKEEDNISVHQSETEKLQTSSQYHEASKFRRIVIDKKPAPVDMSKLLSFGYAEDSKPV, from the exons ATGGAAACGCGGTCACAACTTCCAAACAGTCTGCCTCCACTCACAGCGGCTTCTTACTCCGCTTTCACAATGAATTTAGA AAATTCCTTCGTCCTCACGAGTAACGATCTGGAACCAACAAAATATG GAGTCAAAACAGGATACCATACAAAAAATGGCCACATCTCACAGATCCCTGGACTGTCCCCAACTACCAGCACTCTTCCCGAGGAGAGGATCCGAGGGCGAAGAGTCGGAGTCCTAGAGAGTGACTCTGATTATGTAAAGCTTGCAAAACAAGGAGGGCATAAGG GACTTCTGTGGCACGAGGAATCAGTTATTTCTAAACCCAGTTCATACAAACCTCCAGATTGGTTTGGCTTTGAATCAGGAGACTTAAGCGAGCCAAG TGAAGACAACAAAAACCCTGGAGCTTTTCAACCACAAGGACCTCCTTTTGGGAGCGACAACATGTCAGCCTGGGAAAgagacaacagcagcaacaatgaGAAAGAGGAG GACAACATTTCTGTCCACCAAAGTGAGACAGAGAAGTTGCAGACATCCAGTCAATATCATGAGGCCAGCAAATTCAGGAGGAT AGTAATTGACAAGAAACCAGCCCCTGTTGACATGTCAAAGCTGCTCAGCTTTGGTTATGCAGAAGACAGCAAACCAGTATAG
- the upp2 gene encoding uridine phosphorylase 2, protein MAPILLNHMGNEEDEYIKEQVQVNNPNLDTMEEDILYHFSLSTKTHNLPEMFGDIKFVCVGGSANRMKAFAQFIHQELKLPGNPGDVKDICEGTDRYCMYKVGPVLSISHGMGVPSISIMLHELIKLLHHAQCRDVVLFRLGTSGGVGLTPGTVVITEKAVDYSFRPQFEQVVLGKVITRNTELDEGVANELLQCSSELQTFPTVIGNTMCTHDFYEGQGRLDGALCSFSQEEKLEYLRKAYEAGVRNIEMESTVFAAMCRVCGLKGAVVCVTLLNRFEGDQITSSHDVLVEYQQRPQILVAHFIKKRLGYII, encoded by the exons ATGGCACCGATACTTCTGAACCACATGGGGAATGAGGAGGATGAGTATATAAA AGAACAGGTCCAAGTGAACAATCCCAATTTGGACACCATGGAAGAGGACATTCTTTACCACTTCAGCCTGAGCACTAAGACTCACAACCTCCCTGAAATGTTTGGAGATATTAAG tttgtgtgtgttggtggCAGTGCAAACCGAATGAAGGCTTTCGCCCAGTTCATCCATCAGGAGCTGAAACTGCCAGGGAACCCAGGAGACGTCAAAGATATCTGTGAGGGAACTGATCGCTACTGCATGTACAAAGTGGGACCAGTTCTCTCTATAAGT CATGGCATGGGAGTCCCATCAATCTCCATCATGTTGCATGAGCTCATCAAGCTCCTGCACCATGCCCAGTGCCGTGATGTGGTTTTGTTTCGCCTGGGAACGTCTGGTGGAGTCG GTCTGACTCCAGGGACCGTGGTGATCACGGAAAAAGCAGTGGACTACTCTTTCCGCCCCCAGTTTGAACAGGTCGTTCTGGGTAAAGTTATCACCAGGAACACTGAGCTGGATGAGGGAGTGGCCAACGAGCTTCTGCAGTGCTCTTCTGAGCTTCAAACTTTTCCAACAGTGATCGGAAACACCATGTGCACCCATGACTTCTACGAAG GTCAGGGCCGACTGGATGGAGCTCTGTGCTCCTTCTCTCAAGAAGAGAAACTGGAGTATCTGAGGAAAGCTTATGAGGCCGGAGTGAGGAATATTGAAATGGAGTCCACTGTTTTTGCTGCTATGTGCCGTGTCTGTGGTCTCAAAG GAGCTGTGGTATGCGTTACATTGCTGAATCGCTTTGAGGGGGACCAGATCACATCATCCCATGATGTTCTGGTGGAATATCAGCAGAGACCTCAAATCCTGGTGGCCCATTTTATCAAGAAACGCCTGGGATATATTATCTAA